The proteins below come from a single Nocardioides eburneiflavus genomic window:
- a CDS encoding ABC1 kinase family protein, with protein MTELPRKAAARTARLAALPLGYAGRQAVGFGKRLGGKPADAVLSEMQQRTAEQLFRTLGELKGGAMKFGQALSVLESALPDEVAAPYREHLTALQDSAPPMPTATVRQQLTTHLGADWKERLVWLDGAPTAAASIGQVHRGRWLDHVGDGAERDVAVKVQYPGAGEALMADLRQIARLARGVAPVFPGLDIKPLVAELQARAADELDYHLEAEAQSAYAEAFADHPDIVVPGVVAVGEEVLVTEWLDSAHSLAHVIREGTQEERDHYGEIFVRFLFEGPVRTGMLHADPHPGNFRVIPAADGGLGRLGVLDFGAVARLEEGRMPPATGRLMRIALDNDDESLVAGLRAEGFIKDRIEVDPRQVLDYLAPFVEPAAQERFTFTRDWMREQFERVNDPRSEAFTLAMKLNLPTSYLLIHRTWIGAIGLLSQLSASIPFREILEESLPGFAVS; from the coding sequence ATGACCGAGCTCCCCCGCAAGGCCGCCGCCCGTACGGCCCGTCTCGCCGCCCTCCCCCTCGGGTACGCCGGGCGCCAGGCCGTGGGGTTCGGCAAGCGGCTCGGCGGCAAGCCCGCCGACGCGGTGCTGAGCGAGATGCAGCAGCGCACCGCCGAGCAGCTCTTCCGCACGCTCGGTGAGCTCAAGGGCGGAGCGATGAAGTTCGGCCAGGCCCTCAGCGTCCTCGAGTCGGCGCTCCCGGACGAGGTCGCCGCCCCCTACCGCGAGCACCTGACGGCCCTGCAGGACTCCGCTCCGCCGATGCCGACCGCGACGGTGCGCCAGCAGCTGACGACCCACCTCGGTGCCGACTGGAAGGAACGGCTGGTCTGGCTCGACGGGGCGCCCACCGCGGCGGCCTCGATCGGGCAGGTGCACCGGGGCCGGTGGCTCGACCACGTCGGTGACGGCGCCGAGCGCGACGTCGCGGTCAAGGTCCAGTACCCCGGCGCCGGCGAGGCGCTGATGGCCGACCTGCGGCAGATCGCCCGGCTCGCCCGCGGCGTCGCCCCGGTGTTCCCCGGGCTCGACATCAAGCCGCTCGTCGCCGAGCTCCAGGCCCGCGCGGCCGACGAGCTCGACTACCACCTCGAGGCCGAGGCCCAGTCGGCGTACGCCGAGGCCTTCGCCGACCACCCGGACATCGTGGTCCCCGGTGTCGTCGCGGTGGGCGAGGAGGTCCTCGTGACCGAGTGGCTGGACTCCGCGCACTCGCTGGCGCACGTGATCCGCGAGGGCACGCAGGAGGAGCGCGACCACTACGGCGAGATCTTCGTGCGGTTCCTCTTCGAGGGACCGGTGCGCACGGGGATGCTGCACGCCGACCCGCACCCCGGGAACTTCCGCGTCATCCCCGCGGCCGACGGTGGGCTCGGCCGGCTCGGGGTGCTCGACTTCGGCGCCGTCGCCCGGCTCGAGGAGGGTCGCATGCCGCCCGCCACCGGCCGGTTGATGCGGATCGCGCTCGACAACGACGACGAGTCGCTGGTGGCCGGCCTCCGGGCGGAGGGCTTCATCAAGGACCGGATCGAGGTCGACCCGCGGCAGGTGCTGGACTACCTCGCGCCCTTCGTCGAGCCCGCCGCCCAGGAGCGCTTCACCTTCACCCGCGACTGGATGCGCGAGCAGTTCGAGCGGGTCAACGACCCGCGCTCGGAGGCGTTCACCCTCGCGATGAAGCTCAACCTGCCGACGTCCTACCTGCTGATCCACCGCACCTGGATCGGCGCCATCGGCCTGCTCAGCCAGCTCAGCGCGAGCATCCCCTTCCGGGAGATCCTCGAGGAGTCGCTGCCGGGGTTCGCCGTCAGCTGA
- a CDS encoding nuclear transport factor 2 family protein, giving the protein MDAAAALARWHAVVESRDPAGLPGLVAEDAVFRSPAVHTPQVGRDTVVGYLTAAFTVLGPQLAYKREWLGEDSAVLQFRTEVGGLDVSGIDMITWDDEGRIVDFTVMVRPKKALDAVIEHMGAELLRMLEAAGTQ; this is encoded by the coding sequence ATGGATGCAGCCGCCGCCCTCGCCCGCTGGCACGCCGTGGTCGAGAGTCGTGACCCGGCCGGCCTGCCCGGCCTCGTCGCGGAGGACGCGGTCTTCCGCAGCCCCGCCGTGCACACGCCCCAGGTCGGCCGCGACACCGTCGTCGGCTACCTCACCGCCGCCTTCACGGTCCTCGGGCCGCAGCTGGCCTACAAGCGCGAGTGGCTCGGCGAGGACTCGGCGGTGCTGCAGTTCCGCACCGAGGTCGGCGGCCTCGACGTCTCCGGGATCGACATGATCACCTGGGACGACGAAGGCCGGATCGTCGACTTCACGGTCATGGTGCGCCCGAAGAAGGCGCTCGACGCCGTCATCGAGCACATGGGCGCAGAGCTGCTGCGGATGCTGGAGGCTGCCGGCACGCAGTGA
- a CDS encoding sigma 54-interacting transcriptional regulator codes for MTDATHVDDQQTQHPSPSTLGQLRESGHQLKSLRQELRDNLLERLAAGVDPWPGLHGFADTVIPQVERALLAGHDVVLLGERGQGKTRLLRSLVGLLDEWSPVISGSELGEHPYDPITVTSQQAAATYGDDLRISWRHRDERYAEKLATPDTSVADLIGDVDPMKVAEGRHLGDPETIHFGLIPRSHRGIVAINELPDLAERIQVAMLNVMEERDIQIRGYVLRLPLDVLVVASANPEDYTNRGRIITPLKDRFGAEIRTHYPREVEQEIAVIEQEADLVATVPAYLLEVLARFTRHLRDSQSVDQRSGVSARFAIAGAETIAAAALHRATTQGEDEAVARVVDLETAVDVLGGKIEFETGEEGRESEILTHLLRTAVAETVRAHLAGIDLRLLVEAIEEGAMVGTGARVGARDFLAGLPVLGESDLYDVVCECVGATNDGERAAAIELALEGLYLARKIGKDTDGGETFYG; via the coding sequence GTGACCGACGCGACCCACGTGGACGACCAGCAGACCCAGCACCCCTCACCCAGCACCCTCGGCCAGCTCCGGGAGAGCGGCCACCAGCTGAAGTCGCTGCGCCAGGAGCTGCGCGACAACCTGCTCGAGCGCCTCGCGGCCGGTGTGGACCCCTGGCCGGGGCTGCACGGGTTCGCCGACACCGTGATCCCGCAGGTCGAGCGGGCGCTGCTCGCCGGCCACGACGTGGTGCTGCTGGGCGAGCGCGGCCAGGGCAAGACCCGGCTGCTGCGCTCCCTGGTCGGCCTGCTCGACGAGTGGTCCCCGGTGATCTCCGGCTCCGAGCTCGGCGAGCACCCCTACGACCCGATCACGGTGACGTCGCAGCAGGCGGCAGCGACGTACGGCGACGACCTGCGCATCTCGTGGCGGCACCGCGACGAGAGGTACGCCGAGAAGCTGGCGACGCCGGACACGTCGGTCGCCGACCTGATCGGCGACGTCGACCCGATGAAGGTGGCCGAAGGTCGCCACCTCGGCGACCCGGAGACCATCCACTTCGGCCTGATCCCGCGCAGCCACCGCGGGATCGTCGCGATCAACGAGCTGCCCGACCTCGCCGAGCGGATCCAGGTCGCGATGCTCAACGTGATGGAGGAGCGCGACATCCAGATCCGCGGCTACGTCCTGCGGCTGCCGCTCGACGTGCTCGTGGTGGCCAGCGCCAACCCCGAGGACTACACCAACCGCGGCCGCATCATCACGCCGCTGAAGGACCGCTTCGGGGCCGAGATCCGCACGCACTACCCCCGCGAGGTCGAGCAGGAGATCGCCGTCATCGAGCAGGAGGCCGACCTCGTCGCCACCGTGCCGGCGTACCTGCTCGAGGTGCTCGCACGCTTCACCCGCCACCTGCGCGACTCCCAGTCCGTCGACCAGCGCTCCGGCGTGAGCGCCCGCTTCGCCATCGCGGGCGCCGAGACGATCGCGGCGGCCGCGCTGCACCGCGCGACCACCCAGGGCGAGGACGAGGCGGTGGCGCGCGTCGTCGACCTCGAGACCGCGGTCGACGTGCTCGGCGGCAAGATCGAGTTCGAGACCGGCGAGGAGGGCAGAGAGAGCGAGATCCTCACCCACTTGCTGCGCACGGCCGTCGCCGAGACGGTGCGTGCCCACCTCGCGGGCATCGACCTGCGCCTGCTCGTCGAGGCCATCGAGGAGGGCGCCATGGTCGGCACCGGCGCGCGGGTCGGCGCCCGCGACTTCCTCGCCGGGCTGCCGGTGCTGGGGGAGTCGGACCTCTACGACGTGGTGTGCGAGTGCGTCGGCGCCACCAACGACGGTGAGCGTGCCGCCGCCATCGAGCTCGCCCTGGAGGGCCTCTACCTCGCGCGCAAGATCGGCAAGGACACCGACGGCGGCGAGACCTTCTATGGCTGA
- a CDS encoding GNAT family N-acetyltransferase, with translation MVEVRAQRASKPRVRQGTVADIPAFRALGEAVVPPTYGPIDEAYAQRMLDEWWIPEVFEKSLARNAHLVAEWDDEVVALADLGRLSQSYRQFPHVTGDREVMWKLYVHPDHHGRGIGSRLLAEVESMVEGEELWLEVVDGNDQAYDFYVARGFREVERVTDRQWPDDVWMRKTLGTRPR, from the coding sequence GTGGTTGAGGTGCGAGCGCAGCGAGCCTCGAAACCACGCGTCCGCCAGGGCACCGTCGCGGACATCCCCGCCTTCCGAGCCCTCGGCGAGGCCGTCGTGCCGCCCACCTACGGCCCGATCGACGAGGCGTACGCCCAGCGGATGCTCGACGAGTGGTGGATCCCGGAGGTCTTCGAGAAGTCACTGGCCCGCAACGCGCACCTCGTCGCCGAGTGGGACGACGAGGTCGTCGCGCTGGCCGACCTCGGCCGGCTCTCGCAGTCCTACCGGCAGTTCCCGCACGTCACCGGCGACCGCGAGGTGATGTGGAAGCTCTACGTGCACCCCGACCACCACGGTCGCGGCATCGGCAGCCGGCTGCTCGCGGAGGTCGAGTCGATGGTCGAGGGCGAGGAGCTGTGGCTCGAGGTCGTCGACGGCAACGACCAGGCCTACGACTTCTACGTCGCCCGCGGGTTCCGTGAGGTCGAGCGGGTCACCGACCGGCAGTGGCCCGACGACGTGTGGATGCGCAAGACACTGGGGACGAGGCCGCGATGA
- a CDS encoding S8 family serine peptidase, producing MTSTSREEHVHSTARLKPLLACAASVLVASATFAVGGTASAAGPSAQQANVSDFLAGQLAGLTGRTTVMVHGTSISAARQAVSGTGMTKTGEFEAVGVVVANASKSQIQAVRSAPGVTYVEGGAQPIEFFQETSNTATRGAEAAATLTGADGSPLTGTGVSVAVIDSGIDPTHPYFKEADGSSAVVANLKALCEPLTETCSVQRVPGSVDTDTLSVGGHGTHVSGIVAGRPTTLTDGGELQGAAPGAKLVSISTGAGIVILGADSALNWVLENHEAPCGAGVPASTCPPIKVTNNSYGPSGGGEFDPESATVKLQRALAAEGVVTVWAAGNDGGDGSESLTNPPGQDPTGGILSVASYYDQDTGTRDGVVSDYSSRGLESDASTWPDISAPGENITSSCRLYLAICSTGLDFRNGPGALDIGTFNTISGTSMAAPHIAGIVAQLFQADPSATPADIERALKVSAHKFTDGAAYEAGDGGTTSYDKGHGLVDVVAAVAALG from the coding sequence ATGACCTCGACCTCTCGGGAGGAACACGTGCACTCGACCGCGCGTCTCAAGCCCCTGCTCGCCTGTGCGGCGAGCGTCCTCGTGGCCTCGGCCACCTTCGCCGTCGGCGGCACGGCCTCCGCAGCCGGCCCGTCGGCGCAGCAGGCCAACGTCTCCGACTTCCTCGCCGGTCAGCTGGCCGGCCTGACGGGCAGGACGACCGTGATGGTGCACGGCACCTCGATCTCCGCGGCCCGGCAGGCCGTGTCGGGCACCGGCATGACGAAGACCGGTGAGTTCGAGGCCGTCGGCGTCGTGGTCGCCAACGCGTCGAAGAGCCAGATCCAGGCCGTACGCAGCGCGCCGGGCGTGACCTACGTCGAGGGCGGGGCCCAGCCGATCGAGTTCTTCCAGGAGACCTCCAACACCGCGACCCGTGGCGCCGAGGCGGCCGCGACGCTCACAGGAGCCGACGGCTCGCCCCTCACCGGCACGGGCGTCAGCGTCGCCGTGATCGACTCCGGCATCGATCCCACCCATCCCTACTTCAAGGAGGCCGACGGCTCGAGCGCCGTCGTCGCCAACCTCAAGGCGCTCTGCGAGCCGCTGACCGAGACCTGCTCGGTCCAGCGCGTCCCGGGCTCCGTCGACACCGACACCCTCTCGGTGGGCGGCCACGGCACCCACGTCAGCGGCATCGTGGCCGGGCGCCCGACCACGCTGACCGACGGCGGAGAGCTCCAGGGCGCAGCTCCCGGCGCCAAGCTGGTGTCGATCTCCACCGGCGCCGGCATCGTGATCCTCGGTGCCGACTCGGCGCTCAACTGGGTGCTGGAGAACCACGAGGCGCCCTGCGGCGCCGGTGTGCCGGCCTCGACCTGCCCGCCGATCAAGGTCACCAACAACTCCTACGGGCCCTCCGGCGGCGGTGAGTTCGACCCGGAGTCGGCCACCGTCAAGCTCCAGCGCGCGCTGGCCGCCGAGGGCGTCGTCACCGTCTGGGCCGCCGGCAACGACGGCGGCGACGGCTCGGAGAGCCTGACCAACCCGCCCGGCCAGGACCCCACCGGCGGCATCCTCTCGGTCGCGTCCTACTACGACCAGGACACCGGCACGCGTGACGGCGTGGTCTCCGACTACAGCTCGCGCGGCCTCGAGTCCGACGCCTCGACGTGGCCCGACATCTCCGCCCCGGGCGAGAACATCACGTCCTCGTGCCGCCTCTACCTGGCGATCTGCTCGACCGGGCTCGACTTCCGCAACGGCCCCGGAGCGCTCGACATCGGCACCTTCAACACGATCAGCGGCACCTCGATGGCGGCCCCGCACATCGCCGGCATCGTCGCGCAGCTGTTCCAGGCCGACCCGTCCGCGACCCCGGCCGACATCGAACGGGCGTTGAAGGTCTCGGCCCACAAGTTCACCGACGGCGCCGCCTACGAGGCCGGTGACGGCGGGACCACGTCGTACGACAAGGGCCACGGCCTCGTCGACGTCGTGGCGGCAGTCGCGGCCCTGGGGTGA
- a CDS encoding pyridoxamine 5'-phosphate oxidase family protein yields the protein MHTTHDLSREDCARLLVSGIAGRVAVGTPNGPHIIPVNYAVDGESILIRTTAYSLLGTYGRDAQLCFEVDQFDYELKRGWSVVVRGRGSFVDDQDELAEIARSWQPRPWATGQRNLVVRIPWTEVSGRQLGGGWDPWEHLPVRRLA from the coding sequence ATGCACACCACCCACGACCTCTCCCGCGAGGACTGCGCCCGCCTGCTCGTGTCGGGCATCGCGGGCCGGGTCGCCGTCGGCACCCCCAACGGACCCCACATCATCCCGGTCAACTACGCCGTCGACGGGGAGTCGATCCTGATCCGTACGACCGCCTACAGCCTGCTCGGCACCTACGGGCGCGACGCGCAGCTGTGCTTCGAGGTCGACCAGTTCGACTACGAGCTCAAGCGCGGGTGGAGCGTCGTCGTGCGGGGTCGTGGGTCCTTCGTCGACGACCAGGACGAGCTCGCCGAGATCGCCCGGTCCTGGCAGCCCCGGCCGTGGGCGACCGGGCAGCGCAACCTCGTGGTCCGGATCCCGTGGACCGAGGTCAGCGGCCGGCAGCTCGGCGGCGGCTGGGACCCGTGGGAGCACCTGCCGGTGCGACGGCTCGCCTAG
- a CDS encoding HNH endonuclease signature motif containing protein: protein MIETVAAEARGVADDLSPAEVLSAIRDRKAAEDRAAADQLVLAARWADLHPPESIHTAASFTVPGSQHEEPIAGEGAPLVAEFCVAELGTTLGITSTAAKKLIGHALELRHRLPRLWEQVHAGAVPAWRARAIADTTIHSTPPLTAEAAGFVDAQVAAVAGRVGSAQLDRLVAETIGRYDLATADPAADPEDGYLHVDPRHVTVDTDDVHYAGTLRIEAEVDIADALDLDRALAHHAATQAALGSLLPLDARRAKALGDLARTQTALDLAGAGGDADEPDLPVARAVVIHAHVDASFSGDTTVFGPTGRMENGQRLVLLEQIQSWCADSRTEVTIKPVIDLNTTLTAQTRKVPATIREQVILRDRTCVFPFCSRPARRCDIDHIIPWDDDAHAEGRPQPGPTTTSNLACLCRFHHRLKTHSPWRYEMTTPGVFAWTSPHGHRYRRDHTGTTDLEPLVRGESPAPPGIPRPRRR from the coding sequence ATGATCGAGACGGTGGCCGCCGAGGCGCGAGGGGTCGCAGACGACCTCTCACCCGCCGAGGTGCTGTCAGCGATCCGTGACCGCAAGGCCGCCGAGGACCGGGCCGCGGCCGACCAGCTGGTCCTCGCCGCCAGGTGGGCGGACCTGCACCCGCCGGAGTCGATCCACACGGCGGCGTCGTTCACGGTTCCGGGGTCCCAGCACGAGGAGCCCATCGCCGGTGAGGGTGCCCCGTTGGTGGCGGAGTTCTGTGTGGCCGAGCTCGGCACCACGCTCGGAATCACCAGCACGGCCGCGAAGAAGCTCATCGGCCACGCCCTCGAGCTCCGACACCGCCTGCCCCGGTTGTGGGAGCAGGTCCACGCCGGTGCGGTGCCCGCCTGGCGGGCCCGGGCGATCGCGGACACCACCATCCACTCCACCCCTCCCCTCACCGCCGAGGCCGCGGGGTTCGTCGACGCGCAGGTCGCCGCCGTCGCCGGACGGGTCGGGTCCGCGCAGCTCGACCGGCTCGTCGCCGAGACCATCGGGCGCTACGACCTCGCGACCGCCGACCCCGCTGCGGATCCCGAGGACGGCTACCTGCACGTCGACCCACGTCACGTCACCGTGGACACCGACGACGTGCACTACGCCGGCACCCTGCGGATCGAGGCCGAGGTCGACATCGCCGACGCCCTCGACCTCGACCGCGCCCTCGCCCACCACGCCGCCACCCAGGCCGCCCTCGGATCCCTGCTGCCGCTCGACGCCCGACGAGCCAAGGCCCTCGGGGACCTCGCCCGGACCCAGACTGCTCTGGATCTCGCCGGCGCCGGCGGCGACGCCGACGAGCCGGACCTGCCCGTCGCCCGTGCGGTCGTGATCCACGCCCACGTCGACGCCTCCTTCTCCGGCGACACCACGGTGTTCGGTCCCACCGGCCGGATGGAGAACGGTCAACGCCTGGTCCTGCTCGAGCAGATCCAGTCCTGGTGCGCCGACTCGCGCACCGAGGTCACGATCAAGCCCGTCATCGACCTCAACACCACGCTGACCGCGCAGACGCGGAAGGTCCCGGCAACGATCCGCGAACAAGTGATCCTGAGGGATCGCACGTGCGTGTTCCCGTTCTGCTCCCGACCTGCCCGGCGCTGCGACATCGACCACATCATCCCGTGGGACGACGACGCCCACGCCGAGGGCAGACCCCAACCCGGCCCGACGACCACGAGCAACCTGGCCTGCCTGTGCCGGTTCCACCACCGCCTCAAGACCCACTCACCCTGGCGTTACGAGATGACCACCCCAGGAGTGTTCGCGTGGACCTCACCGCACGGGCACCGCTACCGCCGCGACCACACCGGCACCACCGACCTCGAGCCGCTCGTCCGCGGCGAGTCGCCAGCCCCACCCGGCATCCCGCGACCACGCCGACGATGA
- a CDS encoding VOC family protein produces the protein MPRLVQVAQRATDLAATSAFYAELLGVEPVATFDPPGLAFFDLDGVRLLLDRGAPSALIYLPVDDIDAAVAGLREKGVEITAEPHVIFGHDDDTLGPAGTDEWMAFFTDPEGSTVGLVEQRPR, from the coding sequence ATGCCCCGTCTCGTGCAGGTCGCGCAGCGCGCGACCGACCTCGCCGCCACCAGCGCCTTCTACGCCGAGCTGCTCGGAGTCGAGCCGGTCGCCACCTTCGACCCGCCCGGGCTGGCGTTCTTCGACCTCGACGGCGTACGTCTCCTCCTGGACCGCGGCGCCCCGTCGGCGCTGATCTACCTGCCCGTCGACGACATCGACGCGGCCGTCGCCGGGCTGCGGGAGAAGGGCGTGGAGATCACCGCGGAGCCGCACGTGATCTTCGGGCACGACGACGACACCCTCGGCCCGGCCGGCACCGACGAGTGGATGGCGTTCTTCACCGACCCCGAGGGCAGCACGGTCGGCCTCGTCGAGCAGCGCCCGCGCTGA
- a CDS encoding VWA domain-containing protein — protein sequence MSRFRKYDGGDPLAPPVDLAEALDAIGQDVMAGYSPERAMREFLRRGGTDQAGLDELARKVAERRREILQRNNLDGTMREVRELLDKAVLAERGQLARDITMDDGDRAFRELMLDNLPTSTPAAVSELASYDWQSSEAREAYEQIKDLLGRELLDQRFAGMKQALEGATDEDRQAVQEMLSDLNDLLEKHAAGGVTDEEFRDFMDKHGDYFADSDGRTPQDMDELLDQLAQRAAAAQRMLNSMTPEQRQELMELSQQAFGSPALMEQLARMDAHLQALRPGEDWSGSESFEGDQGMGLGDGTGALQDLAQLDALADQLAQSHHGARMDDVDLDALARQLGPDAAVAARTLQELERALRDSGYLKRGSDGELRLSPKAMRQLGKALLRDVADRMSGRSGTRETRTTGVAGEPTGSSRRWEFGDTEPWDVPRTITNAVLRDGGASPVRIQVDDIEVTETEARTQAAVALLVDTSFSMAMDGRWVPMKRTALALHQLVRSRFRGDDLQLIAFGRHAQVMEIEELTALDARWDKGTNLHHGLLLANRFFRKHPNAQPVLLVVTDGEPTAHLEADGEVWFSYPPHPLTIAHSVRELDAAARLGAQTTFFRLGEDPGLARFIDSMARRVDGRMVSPELDDLGAAVVGSYLGSRGPASSYREHFGDFYGGGRGFWV from the coding sequence ATGAGCCGGTTCCGCAAGTACGACGGTGGCGACCCGCTCGCGCCGCCGGTCGACCTCGCCGAGGCGCTCGACGCCATCGGCCAGGACGTGATGGCCGGCTACTCGCCCGAGCGCGCGATGCGGGAGTTCCTGCGCCGCGGTGGCACCGACCAGGCCGGGCTCGACGAGCTCGCTAGGAAGGTCGCCGAGCGGCGCCGCGAGATCCTCCAGCGCAACAACCTCGACGGCACGATGCGCGAGGTCCGCGAACTGCTCGACAAGGCCGTCCTCGCCGAGCGCGGCCAGCTCGCCCGCGACATCACGATGGACGACGGCGACCGCGCGTTCCGTGAGCTCATGCTCGACAACCTGCCCACCTCCACCCCGGCTGCAGTGAGCGAGCTGGCGTCGTACGACTGGCAGTCCAGCGAGGCGCGCGAGGCCTACGAGCAGATCAAGGACCTCCTCGGACGGGAGCTGCTCGACCAGCGCTTCGCCGGCATGAAGCAGGCGCTCGAGGGGGCCACCGACGAAGACCGCCAGGCCGTGCAGGAGATGCTGTCCGACCTCAACGACCTGCTCGAGAAGCACGCTGCCGGCGGAGTCACGGACGAGGAGTTCCGCGACTTCATGGACAAGCACGGCGACTACTTCGCCGACTCGGACGGGCGCACCCCGCAGGACATGGACGAGCTGCTCGACCAGCTCGCCCAGCGCGCGGCCGCGGCCCAGCGGATGCTCAACTCCATGACGCCCGAGCAGCGCCAGGAGCTCATGGAGCTGTCCCAGCAGGCGTTCGGCTCGCCTGCGCTGATGGAGCAGCTGGCCCGGATGGACGCCCACCTGCAGGCGCTCCGACCGGGCGAGGACTGGTCGGGGTCGGAGTCGTTCGAGGGAGACCAGGGGATGGGTCTCGGTGACGGGACCGGGGCGCTCCAGGACCTCGCCCAGCTCGACGCCCTGGCCGACCAGCTCGCCCAGTCGCACCACGGCGCCCGGATGGACGACGTCGACCTCGACGCGCTGGCCAGGCAGCTCGGCCCCGACGCGGCGGTGGCGGCGAGGACCCTCCAGGAGCTCGAGCGGGCGCTGCGCGACAGCGGCTACCTCAAGCGCGGCTCCGACGGCGAACTGCGGCTCTCGCCCAAGGCGATGCGCCAGCTCGGCAAGGCGCTGCTGCGCGACGTCGCCGACCGCATGAGCGGGCGCTCGGGAACCCGCGAGACCCGTACGACGGGGGTGGCCGGCGAGCCGACCGGGTCGAGCCGGCGGTGGGAGTTCGGCGACACCGAGCCGTGGGACGTGCCGCGTACGATCACCAACGCGGTCCTGCGGGACGGAGGCGCGTCCCCCGTCAGGATCCAGGTCGACGACATCGAGGTCACCGAGACCGAGGCCCGCACCCAGGCGGCCGTGGCGCTCCTCGTCGACACGTCGTTCTCGATGGCGATGGACGGGCGCTGGGTGCCGATGAAGCGCACCGCGCTCGCGCTGCACCAGCTCGTCCGGTCACGCTTCCGCGGCGACGACCTCCAGCTCATCGCCTTCGGCCGGCACGCCCAGGTGATGGAGATCGAGGAGCTCACCGCGCTCGACGCCCGCTGGGACAAGGGGACCAACCTGCACCACGGGCTGCTCCTCGCCAACCGGTTCTTCCGCAAGCACCCCAACGCCCAGCCCGTCCTGCTCGTCGTCACCGACGGCGAGCCGACCGCGCACCTCGAGGCCGACGGCGAGGTCTGGTTCTCCTACCCGCCGCACCCCCTGACCATCGCCCACTCCGTGCGCGAGCTCGACGCAGCGGCCCGGCTCGGCGCGCAGACCACGTTCTTCCGCCTCGGCGAGGACCCCGGCCTGGCGCGATTCATCGACTCGATGGCCAGGCGGGTCGACGGTCGCATGGTCAGTCCCGAGCTCGACGACCTCGGTGCGGCGGTCGTCGGGTCCTACCTCGGCTCGCGCGGTCCCGCGTCGTCCTACCGCGAGCACTTCGGGGACTTCTACGGCGGGGGTCGCGGGTTCTGGGTCTGA